In Streptomyces sclerotialus, one genomic interval encodes:
- a CDS encoding endo alpha-1,4 polygalactosaminidase, producing MLGAAGLVLALATACGTAPAGDGGDGTKDRAAGERWRPKPGTDWQWQLSGRLDRGVDAPVYDIEGFDHTKATVAGLHRDGRKVICYLSVGAWEDWRPDAGDFPESVIGRSNGWEGERWLDIRQLDVLEPLLAKRFDMCRDRGFDAVEPDNVDGYANRSGFPLTAADQLTFNRMVARLAHERGMAVGLKNDLDQIPQLVKDFDFAVNEQCAQYDECDRLTPFIRAGKAVFHVEYELPTDRFCATSRKLKLSSLRKDMDLTAWRQTC from the coding sequence CTGCTCGGCGCGGCGGGCCTGGTGCTCGCCCTCGCCACCGCCTGCGGCACGGCCCCGGCCGGGGACGGGGGAGACGGCACGAAGGACCGGGCGGCGGGGGAGCGGTGGCGGCCGAAGCCCGGTACGGACTGGCAGTGGCAGCTGAGCGGCCGTCTCGACCGCGGCGTCGACGCGCCCGTGTACGACATCGAGGGCTTCGACCACACGAAGGCGACCGTCGCCGGCCTGCACCGCGACGGCCGCAAGGTGATCTGCTACCTCAGCGTCGGCGCCTGGGAGGACTGGCGGCCCGACGCCGGTGACTTCCCGGAGTCCGTGATCGGCAGGTCCAACGGCTGGGAGGGCGAGCGCTGGCTGGACATCCGGCAACTGGACGTCCTGGAACCGCTGCTGGCGAAGCGGTTCGACATGTGCCGCGACAGGGGCTTCGACGCGGTCGAGCCGGACAACGTCGACGGCTACGCGAACCGCTCCGGCTTCCCGCTGACCGCCGCCGACCAGCTGACGTTCAACCGCATGGTGGCCCGACTCGCGCACGAGCGCGGCATGGCGGTCGGCCTGAAGAACGACCTCGACCAGATTCCGCAGCTGGTGAAGGACTTCGACTTCGCGGTGAACGAGCAGTGCGCGCAGTACGACGAGTGCGATCGGCTCACGCCGTTCATCCGCGCCGGCAAGGCCGTCTTCCACGTGGAGTACGAACTGCCGACGGACCGCTTCTGCGCGACGTCGCGGAAGCTGAAGCTCAGCTCGCTGCGGAAGGACATGGACCTGACGGCCTGGCGGCAGACCTGCTGA
- a CDS encoding nicotinate-nucleotide--dimethylbenzimidazole phosphoribosyltransferase gives MSALNLDDFANLIERPDGGRRRDAEERRERRLVQPAALGRLDELGDWLAAVQQQVPVRPLDRVRTVLFAGDHGVAELGVSGRPAGGAAGLVRAVLDGTSPAAVLARRFGAAPRVVDMALDCDPGELPEDVTRHRVRRGSGRIDIEDALTPEEAEQAFRAGMAIADEEADAGTDLVVLGDLSVGGTTAAGALIAALCGTDASVVTGRGGAGIDDLAWMRKCAAIRDALRRARPVLGDQLALLATVGGADLTAATGFLLQSAVRRTPVILDGVVSAACALVAQRIAFRAPDWWLAGQASGEPAQGKALDRIALTPLLDHGVTAGEGTGALLALPLVQAAASLAAELPVREPEQDGTPAQDAAED, from the coding sequence ATGAGCGCCCTGAACCTCGATGACTTCGCGAACCTGATCGAGCGCCCCGACGGCGGCCGGCGCCGGGATGCCGAGGAGCGGCGGGAGCGCCGCCTCGTGCAGCCGGCCGCCCTGGGCCGCCTCGACGAGCTGGGCGACTGGCTGGCCGCCGTACAGCAGCAGGTTCCGGTCCGCCCGCTCGACCGGGTCCGTACGGTGCTGTTCGCCGGTGACCACGGGGTGGCGGAGCTGGGTGTCTCGGGGCGGCCTGCGGGCGGCGCCGCCGGCCTGGTGCGCGCGGTGCTGGACGGGACGAGCCCGGCGGCGGTCCTCGCGCGGCGCTTCGGTGCCGCGCCGCGCGTGGTCGACATGGCGCTGGACTGCGACCCCGGCGAGCTGCCCGAGGACGTCACCCGGCACCGGGTGCGCCGCGGCTCCGGCCGTATCGACATCGAGGACGCGCTGACGCCCGAGGAGGCCGAGCAGGCGTTCCGCGCGGGCATGGCGATCGCCGACGAGGAGGCGGACGCCGGTACGGACCTGGTGGTGCTCGGGGACCTGAGCGTGGGCGGCACCACGGCGGCGGGCGCGCTGATCGCCGCCCTGTGCGGCACCGACGCCTCGGTGGTCACCGGGCGCGGCGGCGCCGGCATCGACGACCTGGCCTGGATGCGCAAGTGCGCGGCGATCCGCGACGCGCTGCGCCGGGCCCGTCCGGTCCTCGGCGACCAGCTCGCGCTGCTGGCCACGGTCGGCGGCGCGGACCTGACCGCGGCCACCGGCTTCCTGCTGCAGAGCGCGGTCCGCAGGACGCCGGTGATCCTGGACGGTGTGGTCTCGGCGGCGTGCGCGCTGGTGGCGCAGCGGATCGCGTTCCGCGCGCCGGACTGGTGGCTGGCCGGGCAGGCCAGCGGCGAGCCCGCGCAGGGCAAGGCGCTGGACCGGATCGCGCTCACCCCACTGCTCGACCACGGCGTCACGGCCGGCGAGGGCACCGGCGCGCTCCTCGCGCTGCCGCTGGTCCAGGCCGCCGCCTCGCTGGCGGCCGAGCTGCCGGTACGGGAGCCGGAGCAGGACGGCACCCCGGCACAGGACGCCGCCGAGGACTGA
- a CDS encoding adenosylcobinamide-GDP ribazoletransferase, translated as MSTTPTEPPSGPPTTADALRFAFGTLTVLPVRLTRWDRATARGGMLCAPLAGLVVGVCAAALGTVLLLLGGGPLLAAVGTVAVPAALTRGLHLDGLADTADGLGSGKPAADALRIMKQSDIGPFGVIVLLLVLLSQVAAGYELYAAGWAAGAVAAVAGAVTARLALTLASRTGVPAARAEGLGAAVAGTVPGRAAVLAGVLVVAVAAAVGSGTYGGAYGALHAALAVLLGLGAAELLLRHCRRRLGGVTGDVFGGLAETAGLVTVVVLALG; from the coding sequence GTGAGCACCACCCCCACCGAGCCCCCCTCCGGTCCCCCGACCACCGCCGACGCGCTGCGGTTCGCCTTCGGGACGCTGACCGTGCTGCCCGTACGGCTGACCCGCTGGGACCGCGCGACGGCCCGCGGCGGAATGCTCTGCGCGCCGCTGGCCGGGCTGGTCGTCGGGGTGTGCGCGGCGGCGCTCGGTACGGTCCTGCTCCTGCTGGGCGGCGGTCCGCTGCTGGCGGCCGTCGGCACGGTCGCGGTGCCCGCCGCGCTCACCCGCGGCCTGCACCTGGACGGGCTCGCGGACACCGCCGACGGGCTCGGCAGCGGCAAGCCGGCGGCGGACGCGCTGCGCATCATGAAGCAGTCCGACATCGGCCCGTTCGGCGTGATCGTCCTGCTGCTCGTCCTCCTCTCGCAGGTCGCGGCGGGGTACGAGCTGTACGCGGCCGGCTGGGCGGCGGGCGCGGTGGCGGCGGTGGCCGGCGCGGTCACCGCCCGCCTCGCCCTCACGCTCGCGTCCCGCACCGGCGTACCGGCGGCCCGCGCCGAGGGGCTGGGGGCCGCGGTCGCCGGTACCGTGCCGGGCCGGGCGGCGGTCCTCGCCGGGGTCCTGGTGGTCGCCGTGGCGGCGGCCGTGGGGTCCGGGACGTACGGCGGAGCGTACGGGGCGCTGCACGCCGCGCTCGCCGTGCTCCTCGGCCTCGGCGCCGCCGAGCTGCTGCTGCGGCACTGCCGGCGGCGGCTCGGCGGGGTGACCGGGGACGTCTTCGGCGGGCTCGCGGAGACGGCCGGGCTGGTGACCGTCGTGGTGCTGGCCCTCGGCTGA